ATTTTTAGTGTTTTGTGTGAGATTTACCACAGTGGGAGCTACCTGCCGAACAAAAGCTTGGTCTAAACCGACAAAGGTTTGGGGACATGCAAAACGATAAGCCAGAAAAACCGTGCCACATTGCACTTCAGCTCAACCCGCACGAGGCGGATGCGCTGCTGAACCTGCTCCTGTGTGCCCCTGAGACAGACGAGGTCTCCGAGGAGATGACCTCGAACCTGCTGCGCCGCATCGCGGAGGCACAGCGCGCCCTGATGCGCCCCCACGGGGTAAACTCAGGCAATGAAGACCCAAGCGCCTAAGGCCGCGTCTCCCTGCCGAAATCCCCACAACCTCCCCACGAAGGTCTGCCCCACCTGCCAGCGTGCGTTCACCTGGCGCAAGAAGTGGGAGCGTGACTGGGAGAGCGTCCGCTACTGCTCCGATGCCTGCCGGAGGAAGAAAGATGCCTGAGACACTCTCCCAAGCGCTCGCTGCTGCCCTTCCGACGGTTCTAGACGAGCTGGCGGAGCTGGTCGCCATTCCCTCGGTCGCGGCCAAGCCCGACTCACCGATGACTCTCTGTGCGGAGAAGGTGGCCGAGCTCTACCGCAAGCGTGGCCTCACGGCGCAGCTCGTCCCCACCGACGGTGGCCCGACCGTGGTCTATGCCGAGGACCGGAGCGCGGGGGTGGAGGCCCCGACCGTGCTCTTCTACAACCACTACGATGTCCAGCCCGCCGAGCCCTTTGCGCTCTGGGAGAGCGATCCGTGGATCCTCCGGCGCGACGGCGACTTTCTCTACGGGCGGGGGAGCTCCGACGACAAGGGGCATATCGCCTGCCGCTTGCTGGCGCTGGATGCCCTGAAGACGCTCCATGGCGGCACGCTACCGGTCAATGTGAAGGTGCTGGTCGAGGGCGAGGAAGAGGTAGCCAGTGTGCACCTCGTGGACTGGATCGAGCGGCATCGCGCGCTCCTCGCCGCTGATGTCACGCTCTGGGAGTTTGGGGGAGTAAATGCCGCGGGGCAGCCGGAGCTGATCTGTGGCCTGCGTGGGATCGCGACCTTTGAGCTCCGCGCCAAGACAATCGCCCACGATGCCCACAGCGGGGTGGGGGGGACCATTCTCCCCAACGCGGCCTGGCGGCTGGTGCACGCGCTGGCGAGCCTCAAGGGTCCCGATGAGCGCATCCAGATCCCCGGGCACTACGACTTAGCGCTGCCCGCCACCCCCGCCGACCTGGATCTCCTCGCGCAGCTCTCGCCCGAGCTGGAGGCCGACCTGAGGGCGGAGTTTGGGGTCGCGCACTTTCTCGGGGAGGCGACTGGCACGGAGCTGCACCGCCGCGCGATCTTCGAGCCGAGCTGTACGATCAACGGCCTCTGGAGTGGCTACCAGGGCGCGGGCGTCAAGACCGTCCTCCCCGCCGAGGCCACCGCCAAGCTGGACTTCCGCCTCGTCCCGGACATGGACCCCGAGGTCGTGCACCAGAGCCTGTGTGCCTACCTCGCCGACCAAGGCTTCTCCGATATCGAGGTGGTCTATCTGGGCGGGCAGCGGCCAGGGCGTGTCTCGCCGGACCATCCTCTGATCCAGCTCGCCGCTCAGACCGCCGAGGCGGTCTATGGGACGCCTGCTAGCATTGTCCCGCTCTCGCCGGTCACCGGGCCGGTACATCCCTTTGCGGTGGGCCTTGGGCAGCCGATCGCCACGATTGGCTGTGGCTACCCCGGCGCACGGGTCCATGCCCCCAACGAGAACCTGCGGGTCTCGGACCTCCTGCGC
This genomic interval from Armatimonas rosea contains the following:
- a CDS encoding DUF2256 domain-containing protein; the encoded protein is MKTQAPKAASPCRNPHNLPTKVCPTCQRAFTWRKKWERDWESVRYCSDACRRKKDA
- a CDS encoding M20/M25/M40 family metallo-hydrolase codes for the protein MPETLSQALAAALPTVLDELAELVAIPSVAAKPDSPMTLCAEKVAELYRKRGLTAQLVPTDGGPTVVYAEDRSAGVEAPTVLFYNHYDVQPAEPFALWESDPWILRRDGDFLYGRGSSDDKGHIACRLLALDALKTLHGGTLPVNVKVLVEGEEEVASVHLVDWIERHRALLAADVTLWEFGGVNAAGQPELICGLRGIATFELRAKTIAHDAHSGVGGTILPNAAWRLVHALASLKGPDERIQIPGHYDLALPATPADLDLLAQLSPELEADLRAEFGVAHFLGEATGTELHRRAIFEPSCTINGLWSGYQGAGVKTVLPAEATAKLDFRLVPDMDPEVVHQSLCAYLADQGFSDIEVVYLGGQRPGRVSPDHPLIQLAAQTAEAVYGTPASIVPLSPVTGPVHPFAVGLGQPIATIGCGYPGARVHAPNENLRVSDLLRGAEHTARFLMALIK